The following coding sequences are from one Shewanella violacea DSS12 window:
- a CDS encoding ATP-binding cassette domain-containing protein — translation MITFENLTLKYADKLAIDRLSLTIEAGEKVAIIGSSGAGKSTLLAHLYLLLKDKAAYCSQKQGLVDSLSTYHNVFMGSLARHHWLYNLANLIAPFKKPLSEVNDLCRELELDFHMSKKLATLSGGQRQRVALARALYQEQSIFIGDEPFSALDPIMGKRLLDLVFARHETVIMVLHDKSAALTHFDRVIGLSQGQLKLDIAHGEITSNHIDELYSGSVSSSVSDRLNHA, via the coding sequence ATGATCACATTTGAAAACTTGACCCTTAAATATGCTGACAAACTGGCTATCGATAGACTCTCTTTGACTATCGAGGCCGGAGAGAAGGTGGCTATCATAGGCAGCTCTGGGGCAGGTAAGTCGACGCTGTTGGCTCACCTCTATCTGTTGCTCAAAGATAAGGCCGCTTATTGTTCACAAAAACAAGGGCTGGTTGATAGCCTAAGTACGTATCATAATGTCTTTATGGGGTCATTAGCTAGGCATCACTGGCTTTACAACCTCGCCAATTTGATTGCCCCATTCAAGAAGCCCTTAAGTGAAGTCAATGATTTATGCCGGGAGCTCGAACTCGATTTTCATATGAGTAAGAAGCTTGCAACACTGTCAGGTGGTCAAAGACAACGCGTCGCATTAGCCAGAGCCTTATACCAAGAGCAATCTATCTTTATTGGTGATGAGCCCTTTTCGGCTTTAGATCCTATTATGGGCAAACGTCTATTGGATCTCGTGTTTGCCCGTCATGAAACTGTGATCATGGTGCTGCATGATAAGTCAGCTGCGTTAACACATTTCGATCGTGTTATCGGCCTGAGCCAGGGCCAACTAAAACTGGATATTGCCCACGGAGAAATAACCTCGAATCATATCGATGAACTTTACTCTGGCTCGGTTTCTAGCTCAGTGTCAGATAGATTAAACCATGCCTAA
- a CDS encoding HD-GYP domain-containing protein gives MNKSRKVAVNQLQVGNFIRLPISWKDHPFLFSSFRLKQQAQIELIKKLAIEFVYVDLERSDIPPLTEEVARTKVQTPQKEDLDSLTIEMQKTKTERIEKLKQMRRDLQKTEQDFDRSIAKMRNLVAKLRNRPLNAIDDAKELINEMSEKLLNSDNLVLHLMGEAKDDESIYYHSLNVAVLSMLMAKELGWDKTDIELVGMGSLFHDTGKLKIPTQLVRKKTPLTPPEVNFMKQHPVMGADLLKLAENFPSGAMPIVLNHHEYLDGSGYPRGLKENNIDKLCQLVAVVNLYDSLCHPDTQMKARTPYAALGHIYKNFKTQLNQEVTGKMIKMLGIYPPGSIVELSSGQFAMVMSVNLDKILFPRILVYDAMVPKDQAPIVDLEVEGLSIVRCIQPMALPEKIFKYLNPRERVSYYIGSDK, from the coding sequence ATGAACAAAAGCCGTAAAGTTGCAGTCAATCAATTACAAGTCGGTAATTTCATCCGCCTGCCAATTTCTTGGAAAGATCACCCCTTTCTATTCAGTAGTTTCAGACTCAAGCAGCAGGCACAAATCGAGCTCATAAAAAAATTGGCTATCGAATTTGTTTATGTGGATCTAGAGCGAAGTGATATTCCCCCTCTCACCGAAGAAGTCGCCAGAACGAAAGTACAGACACCACAGAAAGAAGATCTAGATTCGCTCACTATCGAAATGCAAAAAACCAAAACTGAGCGTATCGAAAAACTCAAACAAATGCGCAGGGACCTGCAGAAAACCGAGCAGGATTTTGACCGTTCCATCGCAAAAATGCGTAACTTGGTAGCCAAATTACGCAATCGTCCGCTAAATGCCATAGATGATGCCAAAGAGTTGATTAATGAAATGAGTGAGAAATTACTTAATTCGGATAACTTGGTTCTACATCTGATGGGCGAAGCCAAAGATGACGAATCGATTTATTATCACTCTCTTAATGTCGCCGTACTCTCCATGTTAATGGCAAAAGAGCTGGGCTGGGATAAAACCGACATAGAATTAGTCGGCATGGGCTCCTTGTTTCATGATACAGGCAAATTGAAAATCCCTACACAATTAGTCAGGAAGAAGACGCCATTAACGCCGCCTGAAGTTAACTTTATGAAGCAACACCCCGTCATGGGGGCCGACTTATTGAAACTCGCTGAAAACTTTCCCTCCGGCGCCATGCCGATCGTACTCAATCATCATGAATACCTAGACGGTTCTGGCTATCCAAGAGGACTGAAAGAGAATAACATCGATAAGTTGTGCCAGCTCGTGGCCGTTGTTAATTTATATGACTCTCTGTGTCACCCTGATACACAGATGAAGGCACGTACTCCTTATGCGGCACTGGGTCATATCTATAAAAATTTCAAGACTCAACTAAACCAAGAAGTAACAGGCAAGATGATTAAGATGTTGGGCATCTATCCACCAGGCAGTATTGTAGAGTTATCATCAGGACAATTTGCCATGGTCATGTCAGTCAACCTAGACAAGATATTGTTCCCCAGGATACTGGTCTACGATGCCATGGTTCCCAAAGATCAGGCCCCCATTGTAGACCTTGAAGTTGAAGGTCTTAGCATAGTGCGCTGTATACAACCTATGGCGTTACCCGAGAAGATATTCAAATATTTAAACCCCAGAGAGCGTGTCAGTTACTATATAGGTTCAGATAAGTAA
- a CDS encoding patatin-like phospholipase family protein — protein MPLSIASNSNFKPFIDPVLADDPSLNEGIVQRYNTPEPIAHTALIAEGGGQRGIFTAGVLDSWLESGYNPFELLIGTSAGAQNLSSYLTGQVGFAQASIAHLSKQSQFFNIKRGLKGANTVDLDWYFDQVSDAQFRLNTEYGLTKLESRNLLISTTNSSSYRAEFSTPNATNWLTLLKASSALPYLYRKGVKIEGDYHVDGGLSAPLPVEEAYKRGARKIVVIRTMPKEYTAHTPWVNRLKSWICSSNRCPKALDYFVHHEAAYKHSLQFIASPPDDVEVVQIFPESRLTSHILGSADAQLEHDYLMGKRAGLGFIEDNPALDLSPAHSLHFQDSLARSNTRVKRVHYC, from the coding sequence ATGCCGTTATCCATTGCTTCCAATTCCAATTTCAAGCCATTTATTGATCCTGTACTTGCCGATGATCCATCCTTAAACGAAGGTATTGTTCAGCGCTATAACACGCCTGAACCTATTGCACATACAGCTTTGATAGCCGAAGGCGGCGGCCAGAGAGGGATATTTACCGCAGGTGTACTCGATAGCTGGTTAGAGAGTGGATATAATCCATTTGAGTTACTGATAGGCACCTCTGCTGGGGCGCAGAACCTATCGAGTTATCTGACCGGGCAAGTTGGGTTTGCTCAGGCATCTATTGCTCATTTGTCGAAACAGTCGCAGTTCTTTAATATAAAACGGGGCTTAAAAGGCGCCAATACTGTCGACCTTGACTGGTATTTCGATCAGGTTAGTGATGCACAATTTCGTTTAAATACCGAGTATGGTCTGACTAAACTAGAGAGTCGCAACTTACTTATCTCCACCACAAATAGTTCCAGTTATCGGGCTGAGTTCTCAACGCCTAATGCCACAAATTGGTTAACCTTGCTCAAGGCATCGAGTGCTCTGCCTTACCTTTATCGTAAGGGAGTCAAGATTGAGGGGGATTATCATGTGGATGGTGGTTTGTCGGCCCCTTTACCCGTGGAGGAAGCTTACAAACGAGGGGCGAGAAAGATAGTGGTTATCCGTACTATGCCCAAAGAGTACACGGCTCATACACCTTGGGTTAATCGGCTTAAATCCTGGATTTGCTCGTCTAATCGTTGCCCTAAGGCACTGGATTATTTCGTTCACCATGAAGCCGCTTATAAGCACTCTTTACAGTTTATCGCATCACCACCGGATGATGTTGAGGTAGTACAAATATTCCCAGAGTCCAGACTTACCAGCCATATCTTAGGCAGTGCAGATGCCCAGCTTGAGCATGATTATCTAATGGGAAAACGTGCAGGTTTAGGTTTTATCGAGGACAATCCGGCATTAGATTTATCACCTGCTCATTCGCTTCATTTTCAGGATAGTTTGGCGCGATCCAATACGAGAGTTAAGCGGGTTCACTACTGCTAG
- a CDS encoding 2OG-Fe(II) oxygenase, with amino-acid sequence MDFIEVYPNAIPDDLCDRLMACFEQHKGVTDGRTGQGVDLEKKISRDLTLDSFEDLQGIRNELLTYTLKFSTKYFNQYSLALMGAVSVQVSDDKGQGVALTPDNYQSLGEPRSEALVKYLYRSGTINVQKYQKGLGGYPHWHSEQFPQEGYNEALHRVVLYMFYLNDVEEGGETEFFYQNRKLKPKKGTMVIAPAGFTHSHRGNKPISGDKYIATSWVMFNRAEQLYAPIG; translated from the coding sequence ATGGACTTCATTGAAGTATACCCCAATGCTATTCCTGATGATTTATGTGACCGCCTGATGGCGTGTTTCGAACAACACAAGGGGGTCACAGATGGCAGAACCGGCCAGGGGGTCGATCTAGAAAAGAAAATAAGTCGTGACCTTACTCTAGACAGTTTTGAGGACTTACAGGGTATAAGAAATGAATTACTAACTTATACATTGAAATTCTCTACCAAGTATTTCAATCAATACTCCTTGGCATTGATGGGGGCGGTGTCGGTGCAAGTCTCTGATGATAAAGGGCAAGGTGTTGCGCTGACGCCAGACAACTATCAGAGTCTAGGTGAGCCTAGATCCGAGGCATTAGTTAAATACCTTTATCGCAGTGGCACCATCAATGTTCAGAAATATCAGAAGGGGCTAGGGGGTTATCCTCACTGGCACTCGGAGCAGTTTCCCCAGGAGGGGTATAATGAAGCCTTGCATCGCGTGGTGCTTTATATGTTTTATCTTAATGATGTAGAGGAAGGAGGCGAAACCGAGTTTTTCTATCAAAATAGAAAACTTAAACCTAAGAAGGGCACCATGGTCATAGCGCCAGCGGGATTTACCCACTCACATCGAGGCAACAAGCCTATCAGTGGTGATAAATATATTGCGACTTCTTGGGTGATGTTTAATCGGGCAGAACAATTATATGCGCCTATAGGCTAG
- a CDS encoding response regulator, with translation MRILVVEDDPILSHHLKVQLSELGNQVQVALTAKEGFYQATNYPIDVAIIDLGLPDQDGMTLIKNLRDNELKAPILILTARVNWQDKVEGLNAGADDYLVKPFQKEELVARLDALVRRSSGFVRPKINSGALELDLAAKQVSMNSVPMEITAFEYLILEYLMRHCHEVVAKQRLLDVIYGDKEGDPNTIEVMVSRLRKKLTKEGLDNPIATIRGQGYKFDLPCS, from the coding sequence ATGAGAATTTTGGTTGTAGAAGACGATCCTATCTTGTCTCACCATTTAAAAGTGCAATTGAGTGAGTTGGGAAATCAAGTTCAGGTCGCATTGACCGCAAAAGAAGGATTTTATCAAGCTACCAATTACCCCATAGACGTTGCCATTATAGACTTAGGCTTACCAGACCAAGATGGTATGACCTTGATTAAAAACCTACGCGATAATGAGTTAAAGGCACCGATCCTTATCTTAACCGCCAGAGTCAATTGGCAAGATAAGGTCGAGGGGCTCAATGCAGGGGCCGATGATTACCTGGTCAAGCCATTCCAGAAAGAGGAGTTGGTTGCCCGCCTCGATGCTTTAGTCAGACGCAGTTCAGGATTTGTTAGACCCAAGATCAACTCTGGTGCCCTAGAATTGGATCTCGCTGCTAAGCAAGTCTCCATGAACAGTGTTCCCATGGAGATCACGGCCTTTGAATATCTTATACTCGAGTATCTGATGCGTCATTGCCATGAGGTTGTCGCTAAGCAACGTCTGTTAGATGTGATCTATGGCGATAAAGAGGGTGATCCAAACACCATAGAAGTCATGGTATCTAGGCTAAGAAAGAAACTCACTAAAGAGGGGCTGGATAATCCTATTGCCACAATTCGCGGTCAAGGCTACAAATTTGATTTACCATGCAGTTAA
- the corA gene encoding magnesium/cobalt transporter CorA, with amino-acid sequence MITAYVYKNRELAITELNIQDVVPPDTLWLDLFKPSDQEREWLSKYSVEEVPEEEDINEIEASARFYQNNDGLHINSLFPLRVGQDVKGVNVSFNLRKDFLLTIREDDVGLIRLLRNYLRLGRIKVTTPQGLFLELFNLKVDYLSDLIEDIYSVVDGVSEQVFENNELDEVFKLITLQEDSNGKIRLSLLDTQRSLRYMQRYYRGELTDDNLKDLREMLLDIESLMPHSQFIFDKLNFLLDAAMGFSGLQQNKIIKIFSVAAVIFLPPTVIASAYGMNFTNMPELAWQFGYPMAILMMLASAGGTYAFFKRKGWL; translated from the coding sequence ATGATAACTGCTTATGTCTATAAAAATCGTGAACTAGCGATTACTGAATTGAACATACAGGATGTTGTACCTCCGGATACGCTCTGGCTAGACCTTTTCAAACCCAGTGACCAAGAACGCGAATGGCTGAGTAAATACTCTGTTGAAGAGGTACCAGAGGAAGAAGATATCAATGAAATTGAAGCTTCTGCACGTTTTTATCAAAACAACGACGGTTTGCATATTAATTCCTTGTTCCCGCTTCGAGTTGGCCAAGACGTAAAAGGCGTTAACGTCTCATTTAACTTACGTAAAGATTTCCTGCTTACGATTAGAGAAGATGATGTTGGCCTGATTCGTTTGCTTAGAAACTATCTAAGGCTGGGGCGTATCAAAGTCACTACACCTCAAGGGCTGTTCCTTGAGTTGTTTAACCTTAAAGTCGATTACTTATCAGATCTTATTGAAGATATTTATTCGGTTGTTGATGGGGTTAGTGAGCAGGTATTTGAAAATAATGAATTAGATGAGGTATTTAAACTCATTACCTTGCAGGAAGACTCAAATGGTAAGATTCGATTGAGTCTGCTGGATACTCAACGCTCACTGCGTTACATGCAAAGATATTATCGTGGCGAGCTCACAGACGATAACCTTAAAGATTTGCGTGAGATGTTGCTAGATATCGAATCCTTGATGCCCCACAGTCAGTTTATCTTTGATAAGTTAAATTTTCTGCTTGATGCCGCTATGGGATTCAGTGGATTGCAACAGAATAAGATTATCAAAATATTTTCTGTTGCCGCAGTCATTTTCCTTCCGCCAACTGTGATAGCCAGTGCTTATGGAATGAACTTCACTAATATGCCAGAGCTTGCATGGCAGTTTGGTTACCCTATGGCCATTTTGATGATGTTGGCCAGTGCCGGTGGAACATATGCATTCTTCAAGCGGAAAGGTTGGCTCTAG
- a CDS encoding OmpA family protein: MPIFNHLMSTLSISSLSTLSKKLVSKASMQKTALVLITGLSLVACSTQTYVSEENLDKFAGINVEKFLIAEIVTEIKQILPPNKKVFISLISHFDFDSSLLKDEDKMELDKLIALVNSLDGKLVIKGHTDYQGSNAYNENLSMRRARTIQDYLEGQLTQGEYEYSVEHFGELQPIIESHTLQANALNRRAMVIFTEK; encoded by the coding sequence ATGCCAATATTCAACCATTTAATGTCGACATTAAGCATCTCTTCACTGAGTACTTTGTCGAAAAAGTTAGTCTCAAAAGCATCAATGCAGAAAACGGCTTTGGTATTGATAACAGGCTTAAGTCTGGTTGCTTGCTCGACTCAGACTTATGTCAGTGAGGAAAACCTAGATAAGTTTGCCGGGATCAACGTAGAGAAGTTTTTGATAGCAGAAATTGTGACCGAGATTAAACAGATACTGCCGCCAAATAAGAAGGTCTTTATTTCGCTTATCTCCCATTTTGACTTTGATTCAAGTCTGCTCAAAGATGAAGATAAGATGGAGCTGGATAAGCTTATTGCTCTGGTGAACTCACTGGACGGGAAATTGGTGATCAAGGGACATACGGATTACCAAGGCAGCAATGCTTATAATGAAAACCTGTCCATGCGAAGAGCTAGAACTATTCAAGATTATCTCGAAGGGCAATTAACCCAAGGCGAGTATGAATATTCTGTAGAGCATTTTGGCGAGTTGCAACCCATTATCGAGTCGCACACCCTCCAGGCTAATGCACTGAACAGAAGAGCCATGGTGATATTTACCGAGAAATAG
- a CDS encoding DUF3135 domain-containing protein, with protein sequence MTELPDFDKLRWLAENEPDELEELQQTLCKEAIDSCPESNKEQLISMQFHLKQQLSLCSNPYHRCYLAIKIMNDKFIALNTIMNSPEEFRQQNAKILILPAKKAID encoded by the coding sequence ATGACTGAATTACCTGACTTCGATAAACTCAGGTGGCTGGCAGAAAATGAGCCAGATGAACTCGAAGAACTTCAACAAACACTCTGTAAAGAAGCCATAGACAGCTGTCCGGAATCGAATAAAGAACAACTGATATCCATGCAGTTTCATTTGAAACAACAACTGTCACTCTGTAGCAATCCTTACCACAGATGCTATTTAGCCATTAAGATCATGAATGACAAGTTTATTGCCCTAAACACCATAATGAATAGCCCCGAAGAATTTCGACAACAAAATGCCAAAATTCTGATACTGCCGGCTAAAAAGGCTATCGACTAA
- a CDS encoding ATP-binding protein, with the protein MQLRFKFKKRLLTRMFLTSLSIIALVGFGLAWLVNILHAQDNYNEETAQLIAELPRVAAELRVSGLLPASSDDWLEENNIPESYIIASCDIKYKQIWTSSQAVNKGLFDTCERFNEIRHDSPPYYLNLADNKGYFIYLLSLDISGNQYNLLVMKDAEKLEKELDTFSRRTYFRLAMVFALALVLLISAGYWGMRPLTRMRDELDSVSSGKTKALSQDYPVELEGVTQALNQLLSQSSAQQQRYQNAMNDLAHSLKTRLAAVHAITDDASLNKQEASERIMQQVSQMDLLVKYQLKRAMLGRKGLKNEQTLIAPLVNQLSQMLFKVYRDKQVQFTAYIPQEHAFPGDKGDLMELCGNLMENAFKLCISQVRVTASYSDAGEFELIVEDDGPGIEESLRQRIIERGVRADTQKAGQGIGLAVCNEIVISYNGKLSIEASELEGAKFRITIPI; encoded by the coding sequence ATGCAGTTAAGGTTTAAATTTAAGAAACGTCTGCTAACTAGGATGTTTCTCACTTCCCTGTCAATTATTGCCTTAGTTGGATTCGGTTTAGCCTGGCTAGTCAATATCCTACATGCACAAGACAACTACAACGAAGAGACAGCTCAACTCATCGCTGAACTTCCTAGAGTCGCCGCCGAACTAAGAGTTAGTGGTCTACTCCCTGCAAGTAGTGACGACTGGCTAGAAGAAAACAATATCCCAGAAAGCTATATCATAGCCAGTTGTGATATCAAGTATAAACAAATTTGGACCTCATCCCAGGCCGTCAATAAAGGACTTTTCGACACCTGCGAACGCTTCAACGAAATTCGTCATGACTCCCCGCCCTACTATCTCAATCTTGCAGATAATAAGGGGTATTTTATCTATTTACTCTCATTAGACATATCTGGCAATCAATACAACCTACTGGTGATGAAAGATGCTGAAAAGCTCGAGAAGGAGTTAGACACATTTAGCCGACGCACTTATTTCAGACTCGCCATGGTATTTGCTCTGGCCCTAGTGTTGTTAATCAGTGCCGGTTACTGGGGAATGCGCCCTTTAACTCGAATGAGAGACGAATTAGACAGTGTCAGTAGCGGCAAGACTAAAGCATTATCACAAGATTATCCCGTTGAGCTCGAAGGTGTCACTCAAGCACTCAACCAGCTGTTATCTCAATCCAGTGCGCAACAGCAGAGGTATCAGAATGCGATGAACGATCTTGCCCATAGCCTGAAGACACGCCTTGCAGCTGTACACGCTATTACAGATGATGCCTCATTAAATAAACAAGAGGCAAGCGAGCGGATCATGCAGCAGGTCAGTCAGATGGATTTGCTGGTTAAGTATCAGCTAAAGCGTGCCATGCTGGGTCGTAAAGGACTGAAAAATGAGCAAACCTTAATTGCCCCTCTGGTCAATCAACTTTCGCAGATGCTATTTAAGGTTTACCGTGATAAGCAGGTACAATTTACTGCTTATATTCCTCAGGAACATGCTTTCCCCGGTGATAAGGGCGATTTAATGGAGCTGTGCGGTAACTTGATGGAGAACGCATTCAAACTGTGTATCAGTCAGGTGAGAGTCACAGCCAGTTATAGCGACGCCGGAGAGTTTGAGTTAATTGTCGAAGATGATGGGCCTGGCATCGAGGAAAGTTTGCGCCAAAGGATCATCGAACGAGGTGTCAGAGCCGACACACAAAAAGCGGGACAAGGAATAGGTCTTGCCGTATGTAATGAGATAGTCATCAGTTACAACGGTAAGTTGAGCATAGAAGCCTCTGAACTCGAAGGCGCTAAGTTTAGGATAACTATTCCGATTTAA
- a CDS encoding putative selenate ABC transporter substrate-binding protein, giving the protein MRLINIVALLLLSTLSSGALATVFTFTAIPDEDESRLRTRFDKVAEYLENKLGVEVKYIPVKSYSAAVTAFRNNQVQLAWFGGLSGVQARRLVPGSEAIAQGYEDQFFKSYFIAHHSVDIMPSDSFPNLNGYTFTYGSKGSTSGRLMPQFFIERNLGKKAEDVFTRIGFSGDHSRTIAQVQAGAYQVGAVNYKVWEMALAKGIVDLDKVDVIWQSPVYPDYQWTVREGVDKTFGKDFKTKLTQALLDMKDPDLLASFPRTSFVAADNADYQPIENIAKTIGLID; this is encoded by the coding sequence ATGAGGCTAATAAACATAGTCGCTCTACTTCTCTTAAGCACACTNTCTTCCGGTGCTCTTGCGACTGTATTTACTTTCACCGCCATTCCCGATGAAGATGAGAGTCGGCTTCGTACACGATTCGACAAGGTTGCTGAATATCTTGAGAACAAATTAGGCGTAGAAGTGAAATATATTCCGGTTAAATCTTATTCTGCTGCTGTGACCGCATTTAGAAATAACCAAGTTCAGCTTGCTTGGTTTGGTGGTTTGTCTGGTGTCCAGGCTCGCCGTCTGGTTCCTGGCTCCGAAGCGATTGCTCAGGGCTATGAAGATCAGTTCTTTAAGAGTTACTTTATTGCACATCATTCCGTCGATATTATGCCATCTGACAGTTTTCCTAATTTAAATGGTTATACTTTTACCTATGGCTCAAAAGGCTCAACATCGGGCCGTCTTATGCCACAATTTTTTATCGAGAGAAATCTTGGTAAAAAGGCCGAAGATGTGTTCACCCGCATAGGCTTCTCCGGTGATCATAGCCGCACCATAGCTCAAGTTCAGGCTGGCGCGTATCAGGTTGGCGCGGTTAACTACAAGGTGTGGGAGATGGCATTGGCAAAAGGCATTGTCGATCTGGATAAGGTCGATGTTATCTGGCAGAGTCCTGTGTACCCAGATTATCAGTGGACGGTAAGGGAAGGGGTGGATAAGACATTTGGTAAAGACTTTAAGACAAAGCTGACACAAGCCCTGCTTGATATGAAAGATCCGGACCTTCTCGCAAGCTTTCCAAGAACGTCTTTTGTAGCAGCTGATAATGCAGATTATCAACCTATCGAAAATATTGCTAAAACCATAGGGCTTATCGACTAG
- a CDS encoding DUF2057 domain-containing protein, producing MKHTLALAVMLTAACSLPAYANISLTLPKSAQLLVVNGVVMEDKTSLDLNDGNNQIVFKYNTSFWQQGQQRRFASEAVVLTFSGTNQEYSLSLPKLRSSAQADRFNKQPQIILEDDNGKSVDHNSHVLLKVGLQLGRDYAQEVASYNQTGAIAALTALVPTADITSLPAPQTTSVATAAILNSASANTTNNIKIHKDQINVGQMLDFWYSQADEETRKAFKDRIKQN from the coding sequence ATGAAGCACACTTTAGCCCTCGCAGTCATGTTAACTGCGGCCTGTTCACTGCCAGCATATGCAAACATTAGCCTTACTTTACCTAAGTCCGCGCAACTCCTAGTGGTTAATGGTGTCGTGATGGAAGACAAAACCTCACTTGATCTAAATGACGGTAATAATCAGATAGTGTTTAAATATAACACCAGCTTCTGGCAACAAGGTCAGCAACGCAGGTTTGCATCCGAAGCTGTTGTGCTCACCTTCTCAGGAACTAACCAGGAGTACAGTCTATCCCTGCCCAAGTTAAGATCCAGTGCACAAGCCGACAGGTTTAATAAGCAACCACAAATTATCTTAGAAGATGATAATGGCAAGAGTGTCGACCACAACAGCCATGTGTTACTCAAGGTAGGGTTACAATTAGGCCGTGACTATGCTCAAGAAGTCGCAAGCTATAACCAAACAGGTGCTATAGCCGCATTAACAGCATTGGTACCAACAGCAGATATAACCAGCCTGCCAGCTCCACAAACGACCTCTGTAGCAACAGCTGCAATACTCAATTCAGCAAGCGCTAACACCACAAATAATATAAAAATACACAAGGACCAGATCAATGTCGGTCAAATGCTGGATTTTTGGTACAGTCAAGCCGATGAAGAGACCCGCAAGGCCTTTAAAGACCGCATAAAACAAAACTAA